The following coding sequences are from one Passer domesticus isolate bPasDom1 chromosome 11, bPasDom1.hap1, whole genome shotgun sequence window:
- the SEPTIN2 gene encoding septin-2 isoform X1, producing MSKQQPAQFTNPETPGYVGFANLPNQVHRKSVKKGFEFTLMVVGESGLGKSTLINSLFLTDLYPERIIPGAADKIERTVQIEASTVEIEERGVKLRLTVVDTPGYGDAINCRDCFKTIISYIDEQFERYLHDESGLNRRHIIDNRVHCCFYFISPFGHGLKPLDVEFMKAIHNKVNIVPVIAKADTLSLKERERLKKRILDEIEEHGIKIYHLPDAESDEDEDFKEQTRLLKASIPFCVVGSNQLIEAKGKKVRGRLYPWGVVEVENPEHNDFLKLRTMLITHMQDLQEVTQDLHYENFRSERLKRGNRKIEDEEVNKDQILLEKEAELRRMQEMIARMQAQMQMQMQSGEGDSSAVHGHHV from the exons ATGTCCAAG caACAGCCTGCTCAATTTACCAATCCTGAAACTCCTGGCTATGTTGGGTTTGCAAACCTTCCCAATCAGGTTCACCGAAAGTCTGTGAAAAAGGGGTTTGAATTTACTCTGATGGTGGTTG GTGAATCTGGATTAGGAAAATCTACACTAATAAACAGCCTCTTCCTGACAGATCTCTACCCAGAAAGGATaatcccaggagctgctg ATAAGATTGAGCGCACTGTGCAGATCGAAGCCTCCACGGTGGAGATTGAGGAGAGGGGCGTGAAGCTGCGGCTGACGGTGGTGGACACCCCGGGCTATGGGGATGCCATCAACTGCCGAGACTG TTTTAAGACCATAATCTCTTACATTGATGAGCAGTTTGAGAGATACCTGCATGATGAGAGTGGATTGAACAGAAGGCATATCATAGATAATCGAGTTCATTGCTGTTTCTATTTCATTTCACCATTTGGTCATGG CCTTAAGCCTCTGGATGTTGAGTTTATGAAGGCCATACACAACAAAGTAAATATTGTACCAGTGATTGCAAAAGCTGATACACTTTCTCTGAAGGAGCGAGAGAGACTAAAGAAAAGG ATTCTGGATGAAATAGAAGAGCATGGCATCAAGATTTATCACCTGCCTGATGCTGAATCAGATGAGGATGAAGATTTTAAAGAGCAGACCAGACTCCTGAAG GCCAGCATTCCATTTTGTGTGGTGGGGTCCAATCAACTCATTGAAGCAAAAGGTAAAAAAGTCAGAGGTCGTCTCTACCCGTGGGGTGTTGTTGAAGTGGAGAATCCAGAGCATAATGACTTCCTGAAGCTGAGGACCATGTTAAT CACCCACATGCAAGACCTTCAGGAGGTGACCCAGGACCTTCACTACGAGAACTTCCGCTCCGAGAGGCTCAAACGAGGCAACAG GAAAATAGAAGATGAAGAAGTGAATAAAGACCAGATTCTGCTTGAGAAGGAAGCAGAA CTCCGTCGCATGCAGGAGATGATTGCAAGAATGCAGGCACAGATGCAGATGCAGATGCAAAGTGGAGAAGGTGACAGCAGTGCAGTTCATGGGCACCATGTGTAA
- the SEPTIN2 gene encoding septin-2 isoform X2 yields MGTGRARARGGPRAPPGGGAWGGAAPPPPAAVRARERSPGLAAEGGASRAEVSGPAPPAAAPGVRAALRTDFFLSFPKNVQGESGLGKSTLINSLFLTDLYPERIIPGAADKIERTVQIEASTVEIEERGVKLRLTVVDTPGYGDAINCRDCFKTIISYIDEQFERYLHDESGLNRRHIIDNRVHCCFYFISPFGHGLKPLDVEFMKAIHNKVNIVPVIAKADTLSLKERERLKKRILDEIEEHGIKIYHLPDAESDEDEDFKEQTRLLKASIPFCVVGSNQLIEAKGKKVRGRLYPWGVVEVENPEHNDFLKLRTMLITHMQDLQEVTQDLHYENFRSERLKRGNRKIEDEEVNKDQILLEKEAELRRMQEMIARMQAQMQMQMQSGEGDSSAVHGHHV; encoded by the exons ATGGGGACGGGGCGCGCGCGTGCGCGCGGGGGGCCCCGTGCTCCGCCCGGGGGCGGGGCTtggggcggggcggccccgccccctccggCGGCCGTGCGCGCGCGGGAGCGGAGCCCGGGGCTGGCGGCTGAGGGAGGCGCGAGCCGCGCGGAGGTGAGCGGCCCTGCCCCGCCCGCAGCGGCACCGGGCGTGAGGGCAGCGCTGCGAACGG attttttcctgTCCTTCCCTAAAAATGTCCAAG GTGAATCTGGATTAGGAAAATCTACACTAATAAACAGCCTCTTCCTGACAGATCTCTACCCAGAAAGGATaatcccaggagctgctg ATAAGATTGAGCGCACTGTGCAGATCGAAGCCTCCACGGTGGAGATTGAGGAGAGGGGCGTGAAGCTGCGGCTGACGGTGGTGGACACCCCGGGCTATGGGGATGCCATCAACTGCCGAGACTG TTTTAAGACCATAATCTCTTACATTGATGAGCAGTTTGAGAGATACCTGCATGATGAGAGTGGATTGAACAGAAGGCATATCATAGATAATCGAGTTCATTGCTGTTTCTATTTCATTTCACCATTTGGTCATGG CCTTAAGCCTCTGGATGTTGAGTTTATGAAGGCCATACACAACAAAGTAAATATTGTACCAGTGATTGCAAAAGCTGATACACTTTCTCTGAAGGAGCGAGAGAGACTAAAGAAAAGG ATTCTGGATGAAATAGAAGAGCATGGCATCAAGATTTATCACCTGCCTGATGCTGAATCAGATGAGGATGAAGATTTTAAAGAGCAGACCAGACTCCTGAAG GCCAGCATTCCATTTTGTGTGGTGGGGTCCAATCAACTCATTGAAGCAAAAGGTAAAAAAGTCAGAGGTCGTCTCTACCCGTGGGGTGTTGTTGAAGTGGAGAATCCAGAGCATAATGACTTCCTGAAGCTGAGGACCATGTTAAT CACCCACATGCAAGACCTTCAGGAGGTGACCCAGGACCTTCACTACGAGAACTTCCGCTCCGAGAGGCTCAAACGAGGCAACAG GAAAATAGAAGATGAAGAAGTGAATAAAGACCAGATTCTGCTTGAGAAGGAAGCAGAA CTCCGTCGCATGCAGGAGATGATTGCAAGAATGCAGGCACAGATGCAGATGCAGATGCAAAGTGGAGAAGGTGACAGCAGTGCAGTTCATGGGCACCATGTGTAA